GCCCATAGGAATGCTTCCTGTGGTGGGGCCAGGAGGCGGTGAACCCAAAGAGCGAGCGCGAGGAGACAGGGGTGGAGCTCGGGAAGGGGGTGGGCTTGTGGGGCGCAGGAAAGGTCTGTTGGGGGAGGGTCTTAGGGGGGCAGGGCAGGCCTGGAGAGAGCCCTCTCTCTGTTGAGCAGACAAGAACGGTGAGGTGTAACCCATGATGGGTGGAGCCCCAGGAGTAGAACCGAGGGAGCGTGGGGGTGCCGGCCTGGGCGGGGACAGCTCAGGAGCAGCTGATTCAAACTCCGGACTCTCCGAAGGCGTCAGCAAACTGTCATAAGACAGGCTGCCGTTCCGTGTCTGATTAGCCAAACTTTTATAGCTAGTAGAGGTTGTGCCCTCAGACAGCAGTGGCCCAAGTGCATTGTGGTTTGTCTGAGCAGAGCGGATACTGGAGGAGCACGAGGCCACCGCTGAGTGTAGGAGCGTGTCAGTGAAGGAAGGATAAGACCGCCCTCCGAGAGCAGACGGCCCACCCAGTCCCCCCGAGCCTGCTCTGCCTCCCTCCCCTCCCCCTCCTGGTCGCCACCCAGAAATTCCCCGGCCCGAAAGACTAGGCTCTGAACGATAGCTGGCGTGCCCAGTTGACAGGGGGACGGAGGGCGACTCTGTCACACTGTCCCCCCGATTCAtctgagagaaagacacacagaagtAGACAGTGTACCAAACGCTCCAAACAGCAGCAGTAACATGGGGAAGGTTTAAAAATGATGTGAAACAGAAACAATACTAAACAGAGTCTATCAAATGTAATGGACTTCCAATAGTAGAGAGTGgtaaactacagtaaatatGATGGATACAACAGGAATGATTTAATTATACTAAATTACATTATTGCTCTTTATTCATTACAAAACTGTGTCCCGGTCGGCACTGCACTGTCAGGACACATACACTATGTAGTACTGTAAAAGTCTAtgtagttctgtgttgtctccTGTTGTtctatgttatatatatatatcacaatgGTGAAGTAATGCCATTTctttttactgtgtactgtattaGCTGTACAAGGTTGAAATGactataaaagctttttgacttgactcATCAGTGTTCAAACATCagtatttaaattgtttattagCCATCTAATCtttattttggtttttgtttcaCGTCATGTTAACCGAAGGGGCAGATGAAATGCAGAACACAAACCCGAAGGCAGAGAGAATCATGTTCATAAGAAGTGGCCAGCATGATGCAAATATAaccacaaagcaaaacaaaacaacacacaacacacacacacacacacccctcttaCTCTGTGACTTTGCTACAGAATCATTAGGAGATGaaacaagaataaaacagacatatttataaacaaaaaaaaaaaaaaaaaaaaaaaaaaaaaaaactgctgaccATCCAGATTGAGGAGCCttaaccagtgtgtgtgtgtgtgtgtgtgtgtgtgtgtgtgtgtgtgtgtgtgagtgtggaacATCTGCAGTCTTTCCTACCTtgtgtgtggaatgtgtgtggttttttccTGGACTGCTGTAGGACGGCCGATATTTATATAATGCCGGTGTGGGTGGTGCTTCACTGAGGAGACTGCTCTCTGATTGGAAGATATTAAAACCATCAGGAaggaaataacaaataaaactatgtgaaaaataagtgacagatttcattttcatatttcataaaaaTTCAGACTGTTTGGGTACGGTTAAATTAAAAACCTTCATTATGTGTGTGAGGCAGCCCTTGGTATCTGTGCTCCGGTTTAGGAGGTGGGGGCGGCTCAATGTCTGTAGACTGACTTTCCATGGCCTCCAGACTGCTCTTAGActagaacacacaaacacaacatctttattcatgtataaaataaaatgctaaataaactaACAACCATTAGAACCAAGATGAGCTGTGATACACTGTGGTAATATTTAAAAGGTTATAAACTCGATAAATCTACAGTCACCAACCACAAACTCGTGCACAGTATAAGTATCTAAAATGTGCTACACCAGCAGAAGATCCTATTGGGTTCTACTGTACTTCCCACCCAAGAACTAGTTTCAATTATAAAAAGGGAAACTGTAACTATTAAACATATCAAAAGTACAATTTGccattcattaataatttaaagacAGCATTAGCATACAAGTGCATAAACAACACCAGCGTTAATTTGTCTTCGCatgcacgtttgtgtgtgtgtgtgtgtgtgtgtgtgtgtgtaaacatgtacCTGCTGGATCCCGTTGTCCAGGGCTTTTGCCGCAAGCTGTGCTTCAGAAAGTTGAGGCCGCAGAAACGGAGGCTGAACCTGAAGGGACTGGGTCTGCTTCAACCTCCCTAtgtacctgcacacacacacacattagatctGTGCCAgaagataaaatacaaaaacacaaatttataaaataaataagtgttaaaaCCTTGGAGCCTGAGAGCTACAGAGTACATGAGACACGTTTTTACAACATCCATGTGTGAATGGGTTGACGCCCCCTCTGAACTTCCCTGTAACctgaaaagagggagagagatcaTTTGGTTTCTACcacaaaaatatgaataatactcatacagccccacacacacacacacacacacacacacacacacacacacacacacacacacacacacacacacacctgttcgtTTGTCGTTCTTCCTCTGGCTACCAGCACAATATGGAAGCCAGTGAGTCCTGCTACTGGGACGAAAAACAGGCCTGCGATACACATCACTGCCATACTGGAGTGCCGTGTTAAAGACTTACAACTTTAACGGTACAGgaagcacatactgtaaatgtgtggAATGTCTTGTTAACTttattttgtacatgcatgttaGAGATTGTgggcatgcatgcatgcacaacaCAGCTGAAAATCTGCATTGAAAGAATAATCTATAATCAGAGGGATTGGAATGAATTTGCTTCAAAGTTTACTTCATGTAGTTATTGCAAGTCACACAGaagagtgtataaagagtgtACTTTATAAGAGTttttatgttacatgtagtatCCAGATAAAACTGGATTGGATTAAGTGAAAATTCACAACACAGATAAACCCACTGGGATTACAGCGGACACTCAGCGTGTGAGAAATTAAAATATGTACT
The Tachysurus vachellii isolate PV-2020 chromosome 13, HZAU_Pvac_v1, whole genome shotgun sequence genome window above contains:
- the zdhhc5b gene encoding palmitoyltransferase ZDHHC5-B, which translates into the protein MPAGLSVGGALGDPSPSRRFRPSRYVPVSAATIFLVGATTLFLCFTCPWLAERFSSSIPVYNVVVFLFTLANFCMATFMDPGIFPRAEEDEDKEDDFRAPLYKTVEVRNIQVRMKWCSTCRFYRPPRCSHCSVCDNCVEEFDHHCPWVNNCIGRRNYRYFFLFLLSLTTHIMGVFGCSLLYILYHTEQLNEVHSGVTMAVMCIAGLFFVPVAGLTGFHIVLVARGRTTNEQVTGKFRGGVNPFTHGCCKNVSHVLCSSQAPRYIGRLKQTQSLQVQPPFLRPQLSEAQLAAKALDNGIQQSKSSLEAMESQSTDIEPPPPPKPEHRYQGLPHTHNEESSLLSEAPPTPALYKYRPSYSSPGKNHTHSTHKMNRGDSVTESPSVPLSTGHASYRSEPSLSGRGISGWRPGGGGEGGRAGSGGLGGPSALGGRSYPSFTDTLLHSAVASCSSSIRSAQTNHNALGPLLSEGTTSTSYKSLANQTRNGSLSYDSLLTPSESPEFESAAPELSPPRPAPPRSLGSTPGAPPIMGYTSPFLSAQQREGSLQACPAPLRPSPNRPFLRPTSPPPSRAPPLSPRARSLGSPPPGPTTGSIPMGKSFSYASGAELRQCPYNTGGGTSTSNSRQRLTNHSTHAHKPGGGVKKVSGVGGTTYEISV